The following proteins are co-located in the Pelecanus crispus isolate bPelCri1 chromosome 5, bPelCri1.pri, whole genome shotgun sequence genome:
- the LOC142593606 gene encoding helix-loop-helix protein 13-like, which produces MEELCYSFEQEDSTPEFLFWDHADPSAQLDNFLADCSSLADQFSPWPSPACPPGLGEAAGGEAGRAGGAEADSSPPPPGPAAPPPPPGHLRQRHAANVRERKRMLNINSAFDELRCHVPTFPYEKRLSKIDTLRLAIAYIALLGEILFSGCDPKSYVEQCLKNGLQSQQRAAWNTSDLTARLSWVKWD; this is translated from the exons ATGGAGGAACTTTGTTACAGCTTCGAGCAGGAAGACTCCACTCCTGAATTTCTCTTCTGGGACCATGCAGATCCCAGCGCTCAGCTGGACAACTTCCTAGCGGACTGCTCCTCCCTGGCAGACCAGTTCTCCCCTTGGCCCTCCCCAGCTTGCCCGCCCGGCctgggggaggcggcgggcggagaggcggggcgggcggggggtgcTGAAGCGGACAGCTCCCCAccgccgccggggcccgccgccccgccgccgccccccggccacCTCCGCCAGCGGCACGCCGCCAACGTCCGCGAGAGGAAGAGGATGCTCAACATCAACTCGGCCTTCGACGAGCTCAGGTGCCACGTACCAACCTTCCCGTACGAGAAGCGCCTCTCCAAAATCGACACGCTCCGGCTGGCCATTGCCTACATCGCTCTCCTTGGCGAGATCCTCTTCTCCGGGTGCGATCCCAAATCCTACGTGGAGCAGTGCCTGAAGAACGGTTTGCAAAGCCAACAGCGGGCAGCCTGGAATACAAGTG ATCTGACAGCCCGCCTGTCTTGGGTAAAGTGGGATTAA